One region of Rhizobium sp. WYJ-E13 genomic DNA includes:
- a CDS encoding branched-chain amino acid ABC transporter permease translates to MNWLDTIIQGILLGGLYALFAAGLSLVFGIMRLVNLAHGDLIVLAAFLILLLVSALGLNPFIAAAVALPVMFALGWALQFLVLNRTLGNDILPPLLVTFGLSVVIQNGLLEGFSADSRRISAGTLETASLKIGPVSIGTMPLLTFLSAVGVIIALNLVFYRTSLGRAFRATSDDSATAGLMGIRAERIFATATGLAMMVVTIAALYLGTRANFDPTMGPARLIYAFEAVILGGLGSFWGTLAGGIIIGVAQTVGAAINPEWQILAGHIAFLLVLVVRPRGLFPRAVD, encoded by the coding sequence ATGAACTGGCTCGATACGATCATTCAGGGCATTTTGCTCGGCGGCCTTTACGCACTTTTCGCGGCCGGGCTCAGCCTCGTCTTCGGCATTATGCGGCTCGTCAATCTCGCCCATGGCGATCTGATCGTGCTCGCCGCCTTCCTGATCCTGCTGCTGGTTTCGGCACTCGGCCTCAATCCCTTCATCGCTGCCGCGGTCGCGCTGCCCGTGATGTTCGCTCTCGGCTGGGCACTGCAATTCCTCGTGCTCAACCGGACACTCGGCAACGATATACTACCTCCCCTGCTCGTGACCTTCGGCCTTTCGGTCGTGATCCAGAACGGCCTGCTCGAGGGCTTTTCGGCCGACAGCCGCAGGATTTCGGCGGGCACACTGGAAACGGCCTCGCTCAAGATCGGTCCCGTCAGCATCGGCACCATGCCGCTCCTCACCTTTTTGTCCGCGGTGGGCGTCATCATCGCGCTCAACCTCGTCTTCTACCGCACTTCGCTCGGCCGGGCCTTCCGCGCCACATCGGACGACAGTGCGACGGCGGGCCTGATGGGCATCCGCGCCGAGCGCATATTCGCCACCGCCACCGGGCTTGCCATGATGGTGGTGACGATCGCGGCACTCTATCTCGGTACACGCGCCAATTTCGATCCGACCATGGGACCTGCACGGCTGATCTATGCCTTCGAGGCCGTGATCCTCGGCGGGCTCGGCTCCTTCTGGGGGACGCTGGCCGGCGGCATCATCATCGGCGTGGCACAGACCGTGGGCGCCGCGATCAATCCGGAATGGCAGATCCTGGCGGGCCATATCGCTTTCCTGCTGGTGCTGGTCGTCAGGCCGCGCGGCCTTTTCCCACGGGCGGTGGATTGA
- a CDS encoding maleylacetate reductase translates to MTLSFTYQGSAARIVFGSGTSADVGKWVEALDCRRALVLSTPHQASDAQAMSKRLGTLSVGTFTEATMHTPVDVTERAVARAAELGADCVISLGGGSTTGLGKAMAYRTDIQQIVVPTTYAGSEVTPILGQTENGAKTTLRSPKVTPEVVIYDPQLTLGLPVGMSVTSGLNAIAHAAEGLYAPDRNPITTMMSIDGIRALRDALPILIGNPRDGAARGKALYGAWLCGTVLGQISMSLHHKICHTLGGSFDTPHAETHSIMLPHTIGFNASAVPDLMTPICDIFGGTTPGQALYDFAKSISAPMALRDFGLTETDLDRAADIATKNPYSNPRPIDRTSIRALLQDAWKGTRPPY, encoded by the coding sequence ATGACGCTATCCTTCACCTATCAGGGCAGTGCGGCGCGCATCGTCTTCGGCAGTGGAACGAGTGCCGATGTCGGCAAATGGGTCGAGGCCCTGGACTGCCGCCGCGCGCTCGTGCTGTCGACGCCGCACCAGGCATCCGATGCGCAAGCCATGTCGAAACGGCTCGGAACGCTGTCGGTCGGCACCTTCACCGAAGCGACCATGCATACCCCGGTCGACGTGACGGAGCGCGCCGTCGCGCGCGCGGCCGAGCTCGGCGCGGATTGCGTCATCTCCCTCGGCGGCGGCTCGACGACCGGACTCGGAAAGGCCATGGCCTATCGCACCGATATCCAACAGATCGTCGTGCCCACGACCTATGCCGGCTCTGAAGTCACGCCGATCCTCGGCCAGACGGAAAACGGCGCCAAAACCACGCTGCGCAGCCCGAAGGTCACACCGGAAGTCGTGATCTATGATCCGCAACTCACGCTCGGCCTGCCGGTCGGCATGAGCGTCACCAGCGGCCTGAATGCGATTGCCCATGCTGCCGAAGGGCTCTATGCGCCCGATCGCAATCCCATCACGACGATGATGAGCATCGATGGCATTCGCGCGCTCAGAGACGCGTTGCCCATCCTTATCGGCAATCCGCGCGACGGTGCCGCTCGCGGAAAGGCGCTCTACGGCGCATGGCTCTGCGGCACCGTGCTCGGCCAGATCTCGATGTCGCTGCATCACAAGATCTGCCATACTCTGGGAGGCAGCTTCGACACGCCGCATGCCGAGACCCACTCCATCATGCTGCCGCATACAATCGGTTTCAATGCGTCGGCCGTGCCGGACCTGATGACGCCGATCTGCGACATTTTCGGTGGCACGACACCCGGGCAGGCCCTTTACGACTTCGCGAAATCGATCAGCGCGCCGATGGCGCTCAGGGATTTCGGCCTCACTGAGACCGATCTCGACCGGGCGGCCGACATCGCGACCAAGAACCCCTATTCCAATCCGCGACCGATCGACCGCACATCGATCCGCGCCTTGTTGCAGGACGCCTGGAAGGGAACACGACCGCCATATTGA
- a CDS encoding branched-chain amino acid ABC transporter permease, whose protein sequence is MLVILALVALAVAAPLFVSRSVVQDLFFILTMLVLAQCWNLLAGYAGLVSVGQQAFVGFGAYAMFAGVSLLRMDPMAAIMLGGLAALALSVPTAFFVFRLQGAYFAIGTWVIAEIVRLSLAQWKTLGGGTGTSLPSGATREMFGVRFVADLLGVRGPQATDIVCYWLALLLAVVTIGSIYKLLRSKQGLGLAAVRDNREAARSVGVDPLWTKSFVYLVAALATGLTGALIYVQKARISPDAAFSVPDWTAYVIFIAVIGGIGTIEGPIIGVIVFYILQSLLADYGSWYLLILGLIGILIMLFAPRGLWGLFADRTGIQLFPVRRILAGQPKTKDIKGSD, encoded by the coding sequence ATGCTGGTGATCCTCGCCCTTGTGGCGCTCGCCGTCGCAGCACCGCTCTTCGTCTCGCGCTCGGTGGTCCAGGATCTGTTCTTCATCCTGACCATGCTGGTGCTGGCACAGTGCTGGAACCTGCTCGCCGGCTATGCGGGCCTGGTCTCCGTCGGCCAGCAGGCCTTTGTCGGTTTCGGCGCCTATGCGATGTTTGCAGGCGTCAGCCTGCTCAGAATGGATCCGATGGCAGCCATCATGCTCGGCGGGCTGGCAGCGCTGGCGCTGTCTGTGCCCACGGCCTTCTTCGTCTTCCGCCTGCAGGGCGCCTATTTCGCCATCGGCACCTGGGTCATCGCCGAGATCGTGCGACTGTCGCTCGCGCAGTGGAAGACGCTGGGTGGCGGAACCGGCACCTCGCTGCCGTCAGGCGCGACCCGCGAGATGTTCGGCGTGCGCTTCGTCGCGGACCTGCTCGGCGTACGCGGCCCGCAGGCCACCGATATCGTCTGCTACTGGCTGGCGCTGCTTTTGGCCGTCGTGACGATCGGTTCGATCTACAAGCTGCTGCGCTCGAAGCAGGGCCTGGGACTCGCCGCAGTGCGCGACAACCGCGAGGCCGCGCGCTCGGTCGGCGTCGATCCGCTCTGGACAAAATCCTTCGTCTATCTCGTCGCGGCGCTGGCGACAGGCCTCACCGGCGCGCTGATCTATGTGCAGAAGGCGCGCATCTCGCCGGATGCGGCCTTCTCCGTTCCGGACTGGACGGCCTATGTGATCTTCATCGCGGTCATCGGCGGTATCGGTACGATCGAGGGGCCGATTATCGGGGTGATCGTGTTCTACATCCTGCAGAGCCTGCTGGCCGACTACGGTTCCTGGTACCTCCTGATTCTCGGTCTGATCGGCATCCTGATCATGCTGTTTGCGCCGCGCGGCCTCTGGGGCCTGTTCGCCGACCGCACCGGAATCCAGCTCTTTCCCGTCCGCCGCATCCTGGCGGGCCAGCCCAAAACCAAAGACATCAAAGGGAGTGATTGA
- a CDS encoding ABC transporter ATP-binding protein, producing MPILALDRVFKSFGALKVADQISFALETGEALGVIGPNGAGKSTLFNLITGNIRVDAGTIQFDGRDVTRQPPMARCLAGIGRTFQIPQPFEKLTVFENLLVAGAFGSRKSEREVGDRCADILVETGLYLKANQLAGSLGLLQRKRLELARALATDPKILLLDEIAGGLTEAECQELVETIRAIHRRGVSIIWVEHVLHALNSVVSRLVVLHFGRVIGDGDPDTIMASKEVREIYLGIDV from the coding sequence ATGCCCATACTCGCCCTCGACCGTGTCTTTAAAAGCTTCGGCGCCCTGAAGGTCGCCGACCAGATTTCCTTTGCACTGGAAACGGGCGAGGCGCTCGGCGTGATCGGGCCGAACGGCGCCGGCAAGTCGACGCTGTTCAACCTCATCACCGGCAACATCCGCGTCGATGCCGGGACCATCCAGTTCGACGGCAGGGACGTGACGCGACAGCCGCCGATGGCGCGCTGCCTCGCCGGTATCGGCCGGACGTTCCAGATCCCGCAGCCCTTCGAAAAGCTGACGGTGTTCGAAAACCTGCTGGTCGCCGGTGCCTTCGGGTCGCGCAAGAGCGAGCGAGAGGTCGGCGACCGCTGCGCCGATATTCTCGTCGAGACAGGGCTTTATCTTAAGGCGAACCAGCTCGCCGGAAGCCTGGGGCTCCTGCAGCGCAAGCGCCTGGAGCTCGCCCGCGCGCTCGCGACCGATCCGAAGATCCTTCTGCTCGACGAAATTGCCGGTGGATTGACGGAGGCAGAATGCCAGGAACTAGTGGAAACGATCCGCGCCATCCATCGGCGCGGCGTTTCCATCATCTGGGTCGAGCACGTGCTGCATGCCCTCAATTCGGTCGTCAGCCGGCTCGTCGTTTTGCATTTCGGCCGGGTAATCGGTGACGGTGATCCCGACACGATCATGGCCTCCAAGGAGGTGCGTGAAATCTATCTCGGGATCGATGTCTGA
- a CDS encoding FAD-dependent monooxygenase — translation MADIETDVLIIGTGPAGSATAALLATYGIENMAINRYRWLANTPRAHITNQRTMEVLRDLGQEVEAEAYLHCSPQEIMGENVFCTSLAGEELGRLKTWGTHPKSKAEHLLSSPTEMNDLPQTFMEPLLFKTACARGTQARMSTEYVSHVQDTEGVTTICRDRLTGKDFAIRSKYLVGADGGNSLVAQHLGLPFEGKMGVAGSMNILFKADLTRYVAHRPSVLYWVLQPGSNVGGIGMGLVRMIRPWNEWLINWGYDISQGVPEVDKAFAEGVARDLIGDPDIDIEVTSVSTWTVNNCYATRTQRGRVFCMGDAIHRHPPSNGLGSNTSIQDGFNLAWKLAMVIKGQAGAGLLETYTEERAPIAKQIVTRANQSIEEFGPIFGALGLLDSIDPVKMQENMDRRCDDSPAAESQRAALREAIAFKVYEFDAHGVEMNHRYKSSAVAADAQPEPAFTKDPDLHFEQTTWPGARLPHAWLFGKGNRKTSTLDLCGHGKFTLLTGIGGRAWVDAVETLSAELGLPLATHVIGPRQTWQDHYGDWARASEVGDAGAILVRPDHHVAWRSEGLAADPAAELRRVLTTILDR, via the coding sequence ATGGCCGATATCGAAACCGACGTCCTGATCATTGGAACCGGCCCGGCGGGCTCGGCGACTGCGGCCCTGCTCGCCACCTACGGCATCGAGAACATGGCGATCAACCGTTATCGCTGGCTCGCCAACACACCGCGCGCCCACATCACCAACCAGCGCACGATGGAAGTACTGCGCGACCTGGGCCAGGAGGTCGAAGCGGAAGCCTATCTCCATTGCAGCCCGCAGGAAATCATGGGCGAGAACGTGTTCTGCACCTCGCTCGCCGGCGAGGAACTCGGCCGTCTCAAGACCTGGGGCACCCACCCAAAGTCCAAGGCCGAGCATCTACTCTCCTCGCCCACCGAGATGAATGACCTGCCGCAAACCTTCATGGAGCCGCTACTGTTCAAGACTGCCTGCGCGCGCGGGACGCAGGCGCGGATGTCCACGGAATATGTCAGCCATGTGCAGGATACCGAGGGCGTGACGACGATCTGCCGGGACCGCCTGACCGGCAAGGATTTCGCCATCCGCTCGAAATACCTGGTCGGTGCCGATGGCGGCAATTCGCTGGTGGCGCAGCATCTCGGCCTGCCGTTCGAGGGCAAGATGGGCGTGGCCGGTTCGATGAACATCCTGTTCAAGGCCGACCTCACCCGCTACGTCGCCCACCGCCCCTCGGTCCTCTACTGGGTGCTGCAGCCGGGCTCCAATGTCGGCGGCATCGGTATGGGCCTGGTGCGCATGATCCGGCCATGGAACGAGTGGCTGATCAATTGGGGCTATGACATCAGCCAGGGCGTGCCTGAGGTCGACAAAGCTTTTGCCGAAGGCGTGGCCCGCGACCTGATCGGCGATCCCGATATCGACATCGAGGTCACCTCCGTCTCGACCTGGACGGTCAACAACTGTTACGCCACCCGCACACAAAGGGGCCGGGTCTTCTGCATGGGCGATGCGATCCATCGCCATCCGCCGTCGAATGGGCTGGGCTCCAACACCTCGATCCAGGACGGCTTCAACCTCGCCTGGAAGCTCGCCATGGTCATCAAGGGCCAGGCCGGCGCCGGTCTGCTCGAAACCTATACCGAGGAACGCGCGCCGATCGCCAAGCAGATCGTCACCCGTGCCAACCAGTCGATCGAGGAATTCGGCCCGATCTTCGGAGCACTTGGCCTGCTCGATTCCATCGACCCGGTAAAGATGCAGGAAAACATGGATCGCCGCTGCGACGACAGTCCGGCCGCCGAGAGCCAGCGTGCGGCGCTGCGCGAGGCGATCGCCTTCAAGGTCTATGAATTCGACGCCCATGGCGTGGAGATGAACCACCGTTATAAATCCTCGGCGGTTGCGGCCGATGCGCAGCCTGAGCCCGCATTCACAAAAGACCCGGACCTGCATTTCGAGCAGACGACTTGGCCCGGCGCACGCCTGCCGCATGCCTGGCTGTTCGGCAAGGGCAACCGGAAGACCTCCACGCTCGACCTCTGCGGTCACGGCAAGTTCACCCTACTGACCGGTATCGGCGGCCGGGCCTGGGTCGATGCGGTCGAGACCTTGTCGGCGGAACTCGGCCTTCCGCTCGCAACCCATGTCATCGGGCCACGGCAGACATGGCAGGATCATTACGGCGACTGGGCACGTGCCAGCGAAGTGGGCGATGCAGGGGCCATCCTGGTGCGCCCGGACCACCACGTTGCATGGCGCTCCGAGGGGCTGGCGGCTGACCCCGCAGCCGAATTGCGCCGCGTGTTGACAACAATTCTGGATCGGTGA
- a CDS encoding ABC transporter substrate-binding protein, which translates to MITRRELLKSAAATGALAATSGLAMPAIAKGTPIKFGYVSPQTGPLAAFAEADKFIIDGFMAATKAAGLNYEVVVKDSQSNPNRAAEVAKELIVSDEVNLVLVASTPETTNPVATVCEAEEVPCISTAAPWQPWFIGQQANPADPVSWKPFNSAFHFFWGLEDVIAVYTNMWGQLETNKKVGGLFPNDGDGNAWGDKTVGFPPVLEKLGYTLKDPGRYQNLTDDFSAQINAFKSDGSDLITGVMIPPDFTTFWNQAQQQGFKPKVASIGKAILFPQAVEALGKTGHNLSCEVWWSASHPFKSSLTGQSARELAEGFTAVTGRPWTQPIGFVHALFEVGLDVMKRADPTDSKAVIAAIAASNIETIVGKVAWDGANVPPFAARNIAKTPLVGGQWRLKDGGGYDLVIVDNQTAPNIPTGGRMEAIG; encoded by the coding sequence ATGATTACGAGACGTGAATTGCTGAAATCCGCAGCCGCCACGGGAGCCTTGGCGGCAACATCCGGCCTCGCCATGCCGGCGATCGCCAAGGGCACTCCGATCAAATTCGGCTATGTCAGCCCCCAGACCGGTCCGCTGGCCGCGTTCGCCGAGGCCGACAAGTTCATCATCGACGGTTTCATGGCCGCCACCAAGGCGGCCGGCCTGAATTACGAAGTCGTGGTGAAGGACAGTCAGTCCAATCCGAACCGCGCCGCCGAAGTCGCCAAGGAGCTGATCGTCAGCGACGAGGTCAATCTCGTCCTCGTGGCATCGACGCCGGAGACGACCAATCCTGTGGCCACGGTCTGCGAGGCGGAGGAGGTGCCCTGCATTTCGACGGCAGCCCCCTGGCAGCCCTGGTTCATCGGCCAGCAGGCAAATCCCGCCGATCCCGTATCCTGGAAGCCGTTCAACAGCGCCTTCCACTTCTTCTGGGGACTGGAAGACGTCATCGCGGTCTATACCAACATGTGGGGCCAACTCGAGACCAACAAGAAGGTTGGCGGCCTGTTTCCCAATGACGGTGACGGCAATGCCTGGGGCGACAAGACTGTAGGCTTTCCGCCGGTTCTGGAGAAGCTCGGTTATACACTCAAGGATCCGGGCCGATACCAGAACCTGACCGACGATTTTTCCGCACAGATCAACGCTTTCAAGTCCGACGGCAGCGACCTCATCACCGGCGTGATGATCCCGCCGGATTTCACCACTTTCTGGAATCAGGCGCAGCAGCAGGGTTTCAAGCCCAAGGTCGCTTCCATCGGCAAGGCGATCCTGTTCCCACAGGCGGTCGAGGCGCTCGGCAAGACCGGACACAACCTTTCCTGCGAAGTCTGGTGGTCGGCGAGCCATCCTTTCAAGTCGTCGCTGACCGGCCAGAGCGCCCGTGAACTCGCTGAAGGTTTCACCGCGGTTACCGGCCGGCCCTGGACCCAGCCCATAGGCTTCGTTCATGCGCTGTTCGAGGTCGGCCTCGACGTCATGAAACGTGCCGACCCGACCGACAGCAAAGCGGTCATCGCCGCCATCGCCGCCTCGAACATCGAGACGATCGTCGGCAAGGTGGCCTGGGACGGCGCCAATGTGCCGCCCTTTGCCGCCAGGAACATCGCCAAGACGCCGCTGGTCGGCGGTCAGTGGCGTCTCAAGGACGGCGGCGGCTACGACCTCGTCATCGTCGACAACCAGACCGCGCCGAACATTCCGACCGGCGGCAGGATGGAAGCGATCGGCTGA
- a CDS encoding ABC transporter ATP-binding protein: MALLETHGLTAFYGDFQALFGVDITLNEGETIAVIGANGAGKSTLLRSISGLIRNVPAHIRFDARDIGALAAPDVLQLGIAMVPEGRRLFPSLSVEENLLIGKYGRVGNGAWSLDTIYDLFPVLKERRHHPGTTLSGGQQQMVAIGRALMSNPRVLLCDEVSLGLAPVVVRDIYAAFPKIRATGASIVIIEQDIRQALKVADRVYCMMEGRVTLTGTPETLSRENIHAAYFGAHAR, from the coding sequence ATGGCGCTGCTCGAGACCCATGGCCTGACGGCCTTCTATGGCGATTTCCAGGCGTTGTTCGGCGTCGATATCACCTTGAATGAAGGTGAGACGATCGCCGTGATCGGCGCCAACGGCGCCGGCAAGTCGACCCTCCTGCGATCGATCTCCGGCCTGATCCGCAATGTCCCCGCGCATATCCGGTTCGATGCCCGGGACATCGGCGCCCTGGCCGCTCCGGATGTCCTGCAACTCGGCATCGCCATGGTGCCGGAAGGCCGTCGGCTCTTTCCTTCCCTTTCCGTCGAGGAGAATCTGCTGATCGGCAAATATGGCCGGGTCGGCAACGGTGCCTGGTCGCTCGACACCATCTACGATCTCTTTCCCGTACTGAAGGAGCGGCGCCACCATCCCGGCACCACACTCTCGGGCGGACAGCAGCAGATGGTCGCGATCGGCCGCGCACTGATGTCCAATCCGCGCGTGCTGCTCTGCGACGAGGTGAGCCTCGGTCTCGCGCCCGTGGTGGTCAGGGACATCTACGCGGCCTTCCCGAAAATCCGCGCGACGGGCGCTTCGATTGTCATCATCGAACAGGATATCCGCCAGGCGCTGAAAGTGGCCGACCGGGTCTACTGCATGATGGAGGGACGGGTGACGCTGACGGGCACGCCGGAAACGCTGAGCCGCGAGAATATCCATGCCGCCTATTTCGGAGCGCATGCGCGATGA